Below is a genomic region from Dictyoglomus sp..
GGAGTTATTGTAGTATTAGATTTTAAAACTCTAAATATAGTAGAAATATCCTTTGATTTTCATAATGAAGCTTTTTCATATATTCCAACCTTCTTAAGTTTTCGAGAAGGGTTAGTAATAATAAATTCTTGGCTTAAGTTAAAAACTAAACCTGACATTCTCATAATAGATGGCCAGGGATACGCCCATCCAAGGAATTTAGGAATAGCATCTCATATTGGGGTAGTTTTAGATATTCCCACAATTGGTTGTGCTAAAAAACCATTAATAGGAAAATTTATAGAACCAGGATTGAATAAAGGAGATTGGGAACCCATATATTATAAAAATAGGAAAATAGGAATTGTTTTAAGAACAAAAAATAATACAAAACCTCTTTTTATATCTCCTGGACACAGAATTTCTTTTGAAACTGCTATGCATATTGTTTTAAAAACCTCAATAAAATATAGACTTCCAGAACCTATAAGGCTTGCTCATCATTATAGTAAGATAGGTTGGCTAAAGTTTAAAGAAGAAAGATAATTTTTTTAAAGCCTCAATTTCTTCTTTTCTTCCTAACTGAGCTTTTTTAATTGCTTTTTCTAAAATATTAATAGAATTGTCGTAAACTTTTCTGTCAACAGGATAGGGATAACCATCTTTTCCTCCATGAGCAAAGCTAAATCTTGCAGGATCTTTAAAACTTCCAGGTTTTCCATAAATCAATTCACTTATTAATGCTAAAGCCCTTAAAGTTTTTGCTCCAACACCTTCATATAATAATAATTCTTGAAAGGTCTTCGGTGGATTTTCATAGGTTTTTAAAAGAATGGATTTTAAATTTTCAGGTCTAATTTCTTTAATAGTAATAGGATGATATGAAGGAAGAATTAAAGACGTTTTTTCCCATAAAGACAAAACTGTGCTAGGATTTTCCGAAGTTAGAGAAGTAATTACTTCTTGAGCTGGTTTACTCTCTTTTGCTACTAAATTTAAGACAATTTTTTCTATTCTCTCTGAAATTATTCCTTTATGAGGATCCTCTACAAAACTTTTAATTTCCTCTCCAAGCCAGTGATATCTTCTTGCATATCCAGTTTCTTCATTCATTCCTTGTTGTATTACACACCAATTTCCATCCTTTGTAAAAACTAAAAGATGATGATAAAGCTGATATCCATCTTGCAAAGCATTATTGTCAATTCTCGCCACCAATCTACTTATATTTATCCATTTCTCCGCGTCAAATCCTATTTTATCAGCAATATTTCTTATTTCCTCAGGAGTTTTTAGAGCAGTCTTTCCTTTTCCTCCAACTATAAATAGTCCCAATTCTTCACATAATTCTCCTAAACCTTCCTTTAATGCTCCTCCAGTAGTAGTGGTTAGTCCTGAAGAATGCCAATCAAATCCTAATATACATCCTAAAGCTTGAAACCAATAAGGATCAGCTAACTTTCTTATAAAATCATTTATTCTTCCTTCAATAGCAAAAAGAAGTATGATTTCTCTGGAAAGCTTTTTCATTCTTTGAAAAAGCCAAGGAGGAGCTTTTCCAGAATGTAATGGAAGATCAGCAAATTTTCTTTGCATATTTTTTTTAGTATAATTATAACATTAAGATTTATAGAGGAGATTAACATGAAAAAAACGGTTATATTTATTCTTTTGTTTTATATTTTTATTATATTCATAGCTAAGGGAACAAATACTCCCCAAATTCCAAATTTTCCTAAAGGGATTCTAAAAATTTATCAGCAAAATAAAAGTTTAGAAATTCCAATCGAAATTGCAGATAGAGAAGAGCTCCATTCCTTTGGGTTAATGTTTAGAAGAAATATTCCTTGGAACTTTGGAATGCTTTTTGTCTTTAAAGAAGATGTAAACTATGGATTTTGGATGAAAAATACATATATTCCATTAGAAATAGCTTTTATTGATTCTAATAAAACTATATTTAATATCCAAAAGATGTATCCCTGCAATGAGAAGGAATGTAAGATTTACTACAGTCCTAAACCTTATAGATATGCCTTAGAAGTTAAGATGGGATTCTTTAAAAAGTTTGGTTTCAAAGAAGGGGCAAAAATAGAATATTGGAAAAAATAAA
It encodes:
- the nfi gene encoding deoxyribonuclease V (cleaves DNA at apurinic or apyrimidinic sites); translated protein: MEKKTSRGELLKLLDYKKYFEFRNIKEAKKLQKFLASKIILRDTFEKIDLIGGADTSYSEKEKKILGVIVVLDFKTLNIVEISFDFHNEAFSYIPTFLSFREGLVIINSWLKLKTKPDILIIDGQGYAHPRNLGIASHIGVVLDIPTIGCAKKPLIGKFIEPGLNKGDWEPIYYKNRKIGIVLRTKNNTKPLFISPGHRISFETAMHIVLKTSIKYRLPEPIRLAHHYSKIGWLKFKEER
- a CDS encoding DUF763 domain-containing protein, whose amino-acid sequence is MQRKFADLPLHSGKAPPWLFQRMKKLSREIILLFAIEGRINDFIRKLADPYWFQALGCILGFDWHSSGLTTTTGGALKEGLGELCEELGLFIVGGKGKTALKTPEEIRNIADKIGFDAEKWINISRLVARIDNNALQDGYQLYHHLLVFTKDGNWCVIQQGMNEETGYARRYHWLGEEIKSFVEDPHKGIISERIEKIVLNLVAKESKPAQEVITSLTSENPSTVLSLWEKTSLILPSYHPITIKEIRPENLKSILLKTYENPPKTFQELLLYEGVGAKTLRALALISELIYGKPGSFKDPARFSFAHGGKDGYPYPVDRKVYDNSINILEKAIKKAQLGRKEEIEALKKLSFFFKL
- a CDS encoding DUF192 domain-containing protein, yielding MKKTVIFILLFYIFIIFIAKGTNTPQIPNFPKGILKIYQQNKSLEIPIEIADREELHSFGLMFRRNIPWNFGMLFVFKEDVNYGFWMKNTYIPLEIAFIDSNKTIFNIQKMYPCNEKECKIYYSPKPYRYALEVKMGFFKKFGFKEGAKIEYWKK